In Gimesia benthica, a single window of DNA contains:
- a CDS encoding DUF1559 domain-containing protein gives MLRLISSESVTGKKRRGFTLIELLVVIAIIAILIALLLPAVQQAREAARRSQCKNNLKQLGLALQNYHDTHGVFPPGGVIGLCGGTPPTNLTGLQECTDQHSLGGNWLLYILPQMEQSSLWDKAAPVLNGRDPLDYMNNIFGHWSPAAYRCPSHPWDRRSNVAFRSIEHMSRGNYAANYGNGNLTDSYTNASGGIFTINSSIGIRDIKDGTSNTLLTGEVNYINDNTSDARGAWVYSGMGGSAFSTGRNPNSTTADILAKCSNTAEMPCTEANDGTQIAALRSQHTGGVQVGLADGSCRFISENISQTIYQALGTRANREVIDNF, from the coding sequence ATGTTACGTCTGATTTCGTCCGAGTCCGTTACCGGAAAAAAACGTCGTGGTTTTACCCTGATCGAACTGCTCGTGGTCATCGCGATCATTGCGATTCTGATCGCGCTGCTGTTGCCCGCAGTGCAGCAGGCCCGCGAAGCTGCCCGCCGCAGTCAATGTAAAAACAATCTCAAACAGCTGGGCCTGGCCCTGCAAAACTACCACGACACTCATGGTGTCTTCCCCCCCGGTGGTGTCATCGGTCTGTGTGGCGGTACTCCCCCCACGAACCTGACCGGTCTCCAGGAATGTACCGATCAGCACAGCCTGGGAGGCAACTGGTTGCTCTACATCCTGCCACAAATGGAACAGAGCTCGCTCTGGGATAAAGCTGCTCCCGTGTTGAATGGTCGTGACCCGCTGGATTACATGAACAATATCTTCGGGCACTGGAGCCCCGCTGCTTACCGTTGCCCCAGTCATCCCTGGGATCGCCGCAGTAACGTCGCGTTTCGCTCAATCGAGCACATGTCCCGCGGTAACTATGCTGCCAACTACGGAAACGGCAATCTGACCGATTCCTACACGAATGCCTCTGGTGGCATCTTCACGATCAACTCTTCGATCGGGATTCGGGACATCAAAGATGGGACCAGTAACACCCTGCTGACCGGGGAAGTAAACTACATCAACGATAATACGTCCGATGCCCGTGGTGCCTGGGTTTACTCAGGGATGGGCGGATCTGCCTTCAGTACCGGCCGCAATCCGAACAGCACGACCGCGGATATTCTGGCAAAATGTTCCAACACCGCTGAAATGCCCTGTACGGAAGCCAATGACGGAACCCAGATCGCTGCTCTGCGGAGTCAGCATACCGGGGGCGTTCAGGTTGGACTGGCCGACGGTTCCTGCCGCTTCATTTCTGAAAATATCAGTCAGACCATCTACCAGGCTCTGGGCACCCGCGCCAACCGGGAAGTAATTGATAACTTCTAA
- a CDS encoding WD40 repeat domain-containing protein, translating to MIQFQCEHCFQEYKVRDDRAGQTLKCKSCGERMQVPAGEDDLLDDFYEDDEEVYERQARPARKKASSKGGKQKKQSGNSANSPVTMIAGSVAFVVMFFVSYTLVRSLMGGGEPEEIAQPHQELAPAGVTPAPAPAPVEEKAESETPAKPMEVAQSKPVSGQPAEKKPTPVPTKPKPQPEPEQKWTSLVDPPLVTADWPESSRLKIDLKNAEEKLVVPSGSGPVVAVQYKNRNLYHFDIWNLATEKKIGEISITPPQEWMILTPKFKLSADGKYLLLNITERTSKIPKLVCWDTTTGKIVSEWQVDAPGSVVSLYEICGNNGAFVQLIRKDGGKYKTILKRWDLQTGKLEQETEIKSSEFASHSYLVSPGGNYLSTNTSNKVFFYDLRTLKLLYLMELDGHLDPRAKYYSLQALDFSRDGKQLGMLVTESGKTEIWLVNLEDGKPERAFEVAGNLSDQFSQPSYEGNKLELTPSGRSFLLYGALLVDRESRRSVWVLEPPPNVIIRRPLYLTPHYLFANTDSALTDDKGRLRLNRKPQLVTVPLPEKQITDGLAAYQSESDAILRTGSKVSINVNVVNIKFGKEDEVKEVLQEVLKDRLEADGFEVAEDQPLIFQMEYQEQEGNKLQMSKRGRPSPGNPLGRTPTGETLQSTAAAFKLSWVQKSPKRTLWTKQVLVNPRFLILRNATEQEAREQMFEGLQNRLMGELIPYFIPKEKGLSMLPGETQLPE from the coding sequence ATGATTCAATTCCAGTGTGAACACTGTTTTCAGGAATACAAAGTCCGCGATGACCGTGCGGGGCAGACCCTGAAGTGCAAATCCTGTGGAGAGCGGATGCAGGTTCCTGCAGGCGAGGATGACCTGCTGGACGATTTCTACGAGGACGACGAGGAAGTCTACGAACGCCAGGCCCGGCCGGCGCGTAAAAAGGCGTCATCCAAAGGGGGCAAACAGAAAAAGCAGTCCGGGAACAGCGCTAATTCTCCGGTGACCATGATTGCTGGTAGCGTGGCCTTCGTGGTGATGTTCTTTGTCTCTTATACGCTGGTCCGTTCCCTGATGGGGGGTGGAGAACCGGAAGAGATCGCACAGCCACATCAGGAACTGGCTCCCGCTGGAGTGACACCGGCACCGGCCCCCGCGCCTGTCGAGGAAAAAGCCGAGTCAGAGACACCGGCGAAACCGATGGAGGTCGCACAATCCAAACCGGTGAGCGGTCAACCGGCGGAGAAAAAACCGACTCCGGTCCCCACGAAACCGAAACCGCAGCCCGAACCGGAGCAGAAGTGGACGTCCCTCGTCGATCCGCCGCTGGTGACCGCGGACTGGCCGGAATCGTCACGCTTGAAAATTGACCTGAAGAATGCGGAAGAGAAACTGGTGGTGCCCAGCGGGTCCGGTCCGGTGGTCGCCGTGCAGTATAAGAACCGTAATCTTTATCACTTTGACATCTGGAACCTGGCGACGGAGAAGAAAATCGGTGAGATCTCGATCACGCCTCCCCAGGAATGGATGATCCTGACGCCCAAATTCAAACTCAGTGCAGACGGGAAATATCTGCTGCTGAATATTACCGAACGCACGTCGAAAATCCCCAAGCTGGTCTGCTGGGATACCACGACCGGGAAAATCGTTTCCGAATGGCAGGTTGATGCGCCCGGCAGCGTGGTCTCTTTATATGAAATCTGCGGGAACAATGGCGCGTTCGTGCAGTTGATCCGCAAAGACGGGGGCAAATACAAAACGATTCTCAAACGCTGGGACCTGCAGACCGGAAAGCTCGAACAGGAAACCGAGATCAAATCCAGCGAGTTCGCGAGCCACAGTTACCTGGTCAGTCCGGGAGGCAACTACCTGTCTACCAACACAAGTAACAAAGTTTTCTTCTACGACCTGCGCACGCTGAAACTGCTCTATCTCATGGAGCTGGACGGTCACCTGGATCCCCGTGCAAAATACTATTCGCTGCAGGCTCTGGATTTTTCGCGGGATGGCAAACAACTGGGGATGCTGGTCACCGAATCAGGCAAAACCGAGATCTGGTTGGTGAACCTGGAAGATGGCAAGCCGGAACGGGCCTTCGAAGTAGCCGGCAACCTGAGCGATCAGTTCAGTCAGCCTTCCTACGAAGGGAACAAGCTGGAACTGACCCCGTCCGGCAGAAGTTTTCTGCTCTACGGTGCCCTGCTCGTCGATCGCGAGAGCCGGCGGAGTGTGTGGGTCCTCGAACCGCCACCAAACGTGATTATCCGCCGCCCCCTCTACCTGACTCCCCATTACCTGTTTGCGAACACCGACAGTGCACTGACCGATGACAAGGGACGTCTGCGACTTAACCGTAAGCCTCAACTGGTGACGGTACCTTTGCCGGAGAAACAGATCACGGATGGCCTGGCAGCTTACCAGAGCGAATCGGATGCGATTCTGAGGACCGGCTCGAAAGTCAGTATCAATGTCAACGTGGTGAATATCAAATTCGGCAAGGAGGACGAAGTCAAAGAAGTTCTGCAGGAAGTGCTCAAGGATCGCCTGGAAGCAGATGGTTTTGAAGTGGCGGAAGACCAGCCGCTGATTTTCCAGATGGAATACCAGGAACAGGAGGGGAACAAGCTGCAGATGTCGAAACGGGGCCGGCCTTCGCCCGGGAATCCGCTGGGACGCACTCCCACCGGGGAAACACTGCAATCGACGGCAGCCGCGTTTAAGCTGTCGTGGGTGCAGAAGTCTCCCAAGCGGACACTCTGGACCAAACAGGTGCTGGTTAATCCCCGCTTTCTGATTCTCCGCAATGCCACCGAACAGGAGGCCCGCGAGCAGATGTTTGAGGGACTGCAGAACCGGTTGATGGGGGAACTGATTCCCTACTTCATCCCGAAAGAAAAAGGGCTCTCGATGCTGCCCGGCGAGACACAACTGCCGGAATAA
- a CDS encoding DUF1559 domain-containing protein, protein MLLRFSRPAGARTAVAVHRRGFTLIELLVVIAIIAILIALLLPAVQQAREAARRSQCKNNLKQLGIALQNYHDTHGVFPPGGVIGTCAGNPPTNISGSQECSGQSLGGNWLIYILPQMEQSSLWENAAPILNTNNPLDSMNNVFGHYAPAAFRCPSHPWDRRSNVAFRALEHMSRGNYAANYGSGNLTESYTNTHAGVFTINSAIGIRDIKDGTSNTLLTGEIMYNNDNTSDARGAWVYSGMGGSAFSTGRNPNSTTADILASCSTTTELPCTAGNDGTQIAASRSHHTGGVQVGLADGSCRFISENISQAIYQALGTRANREVIDNF, encoded by the coding sequence ATGCTTCTTCGCTTTTCGCGCCCTGCCGGCGCGCGTACTGCCGTTGCAGTACATCGTCGTGGTTTTACTTTGATCGAGTTGCTGGTGGTAATCGCGATTATCGCCATTCTGATTGCGTTACTGTTACCCGCTGTGCAGCAGGCCCGTGAAGCCGCACGTCGCAGCCAGTGCAAAAACAATCTCAAGCAGTTGGGGATTGCACTGCAGAACTATCATGATACGCACGGCGTCTTCCCTCCCGGCGGCGTGATTGGAACCTGTGCCGGAAATCCTCCGACCAATATTTCCGGCAGCCAGGAATGTAGTGGCCAGAGCCTGGGTGGCAACTGGCTGATCTACATTCTGCCCCAGATGGAACAGAGTTCCCTGTGGGAAAATGCAGCTCCGATTCTGAATACGAATAATCCGCTGGACAGCATGAATAACGTGTTTGGACATTATGCTCCCGCAGCATTCCGCTGCCCCAGTCATCCCTGGGATCGTCGCAGTAACGTCGCGTTTCGTGCCCTGGAGCACATGTCACGCGGTAACTACGCTGCCAACTACGGTTCCGGCAACCTGACAGAGTCTTACACGAATACTCATGCAGGTGTCTTTACCATTAACTCTGCGATCGGGATTCGGGACATCAAAGATGGTACCAGCAATACGCTGCTGACCGGCGAGATCATGTACAACAACGATAATACCTCCGATGCCCGCGGTGCCTGGGTTTATTCCGGCATGGGTGGTTCCGCTTTCAGTACAGGACGGAACCCCAATTCAACAACCGCCGACATCCTGGCCAGCTGTAGCACTACTACCGAGTTGCCTTGTACCGCCGGAAACGATGGAACCCAGATTGCGGCTTCCCGCAGTCATCATACCGGGGGCGTCCAGGTCGGACTGGCCGATGGTTCCTGCCGGTTCATCTCTGAAAATATCAGCCAGGCCATTTACCAGGCTCTGGGAACCCGTGCCAATCGGGAAGTGATTGATAACTTCTAA
- a CDS encoding calcineurin-like phosphoesterase C-terminal domain-containing protein — MRRFTLTTMLLAGMFLLTQQGLSRAESSGKTATGYVFHDANQNRKFDAGEKTLPGVAVSNGLKVVRTDENGKYELPVTDDTILFVIKPRNWRTPLSKNLTPEFYYIHKPKGSPKSHFAGVAPTGPLPKSVDFPLYPQKEPNQFRALFFGDPQPRDQKEIDYIAHDVIEDLVGTDASFGVTLGDILFDDLSLFESQARGIALLGIPWYNVIGNHDINYDAPNDKLSDETFERAFGPSYYSFDYGTVHFIVLDDIEWIVTDESKKNKKKKGKYQGGLGKEQIEFVKNDLQQIPEDQLVVLMMHIPLVGVEDRQDLYRLIEKRPFCMSISGHTHHHEHRFITKEDGWRGAKPHHHIINVTVSGSWWSGAPDERGIPHTMMADGAPNGYSIITFDGKEYNLDFRAAGRAAKYQMNIIAPEAVTVDQVAETNVMVNVFNGSEKSKVEMQIGESGSWAPMERIVAIDPSFKKLSETENGVEEKSYRNLPKAKNSTHLWQAKLPDGLKPGTHLLRIRTVEMDGDEHVAGRVIRITPAKPSEKTASTEK, encoded by the coding sequence ATGCGTCGCTTCACACTGACTACCATGCTGCTGGCAGGAATGTTCCTGCTGACCCAGCAGGGGCTGAGCCGGGCGGAATCGTCAGGTAAAACTGCCACAGGATACGTATTTCATGATGCCAACCAGAATCGGAAGTTCGATGCCGGCGAGAAAACGCTGCCGGGCGTTGCCGTCTCGAATGGTCTCAAGGTCGTTCGCACCGATGAAAACGGAAAGTATGAACTCCCCGTTACCGATGACACCATTCTGTTCGTCATCAAACCCCGCAACTGGCGGACTCCGCTGAGCAAGAATCTCACACCCGAGTTCTATTACATTCACAAACCCAAGGGCTCACCCAAGTCACACTTCGCCGGCGTCGCCCCTACCGGACCGCTGCCGAAATCGGTCGACTTTCCTCTCTATCCGCAAAAAGAGCCCAATCAGTTCCGCGCCCTCTTTTTCGGCGATCCACAGCCCCGCGATCAGAAAGAGATCGACTACATCGCCCATGATGTAATCGAAGACCTCGTCGGCACCGATGCTTCGTTCGGCGTCACGCTGGGCGACATTCTGTTTGACGATCTGTCGCTGTTCGAATCGCAGGCACGGGGTATCGCCCTCTTGGGAATTCCCTGGTACAACGTAATCGGCAACCACGACATCAACTACGATGCCCCCAACGATAAGTTGAGCGATGAAACATTCGAGCGGGCCTTCGGTCCCTCTTATTACTCCTTCGATTACGGCACCGTACATTTCATCGTGCTGGACGACATCGAATGGATCGTCACCGACGAATCAAAGAAGAACAAAAAGAAAAAAGGGAAATACCAGGGTGGTCTCGGCAAAGAGCAGATCGAATTCGTCAAGAACGATCTGCAGCAGATTCCCGAAGATCAGCTGGTTGTCCTGATGATGCACATCCCGCTGGTCGGCGTGGAAGATCGCCAGGACCTGTACCGCCTGATTGAAAAGCGTCCCTTCTGTATGTCCATTTCCGGTCATACCCACCACCACGAACACCGCTTCATTACGAAGGAAGATGGCTGGCGGGGCGCCAAGCCACACCATCACATCATCAATGTGACCGTCAGCGGCAGCTGGTGGTCCGGTGCGCCGGATGAACGGGGCATTCCGCATACGATGATGGCCGACGGTGCTCCCAACGGTTATTCCATCATTACCTTTGACGGCAAAGAATATAACCTGGACTTTCGTGCCGCCGGTCGTGCTGCGAAATACCAGATGAATATCATCGCCCCTGAAGCGGTCACCGTCGATCAGGTCGCGGAAACCAACGTGATGGTCAACGTATTTAACGGTTCGGAAAAATCGAAGGTGGAAATGCAGATTGGCGAGTCCGGCAGCTGGGCTCCCATGGAGCGGATTGTCGCCATCGATCCCAGCTTCAAGAAGCTGTCCGAAACGGAGAACGGCGTCGAAGAGAAATCTTATCGCAATCTCCCCAAGGCCAAGAACTCAACCCATCTCTGGCAGGCCAAGCTGCCCGACGGACTGAAGCCGGGTACGCATCTGCTGCGGATCCGCACGGTCGAGATGGACGGCGATGAACATGTCGCGGGACGCGTCATCCGCATCACCCCCGCGAAACCATCCGAGAAGACAGCGTCTACTGAAAAGTAA
- a CDS encoding endonuclease/exonuclease/phosphatase family protein, which translates to MLQSCRFSFPSFLKCSLWLTVIALVLSNSLDTPRVQAADSLRVLCYNIHYGQGTDGKYDVARLAKVIAQTKPDLVALQEVDVGVKRSSRVHEAQRLSELTGLEVRFGPTQHYEGGLFGNAVLTRLPILDVMIQPLPYTESTPERVTYPRGAIVVTVKGPDGKPLRFISTHFQHNVHEDRVAEAKAINQYFASESEVPTILAGDMNARPEEEPIQVLLKRWINAIDKDATPTAPSTKPRSRIDYIFYRPAGRFEVIETKVINEPLASDHRPVFAILKLTQE; encoded by the coding sequence ATGCTGCAGTCTTGCCGTTTCTCATTCCCCTCTTTTTTAAAATGTTCACTCTGGCTGACAGTCATCGCTCTCGTCTTAAGTAACAGCCTTGATACACCGCGTGTGCAGGCCGCTGATTCCCTGCGTGTGCTCTGTTACAACATTCATTACGGACAGGGAACCGATGGCAAATACGATGTAGCCCGTCTGGCAAAAGTAATTGCACAGACCAAGCCGGACCTGGTTGCCCTGCAGGAAGTCGATGTGGGCGTGAAACGTTCCAGCCGCGTTCACGAAGCGCAGCGCCTGTCGGAACTGACGGGACTCGAAGTTCGCTTCGGACCGACACAGCATTACGAAGGGGGCCTGTTTGGGAATGCAGTGTTGACTCGCCTGCCGATTCTGGATGTGATGATTCAGCCACTCCCCTATACCGAAAGTACTCCCGAACGGGTGACTTATCCACGGGGCGCAATCGTCGTGACCGTGAAGGGTCCCGATGGAAAGCCGCTGCGATTCATCAGTACGCACTTTCAACATAATGTGCATGAAGATCGGGTCGCGGAAGCCAAAGCCATCAATCAGTATTTCGCGTCCGAATCAGAGGTCCCCACGATCCTGGCGGGAGACATGAATGCCCGCCCGGAAGAAGAACCGATTCAGGTTCTGCTCAAACGCTGGATCAACGCCATCGACAAAGACGCGACCCCAACCGCGCCTTCGACGAAGCCACGCTCCCGGATTGATTACATCTTTTATCGACCGGCTGGCCGGTTTGAAGTCATCGAAACCAAAGTCATCAATGAACCGCTGGCCTCGGATCACCGTCCGGTGTTTGCCATCCTGAAACTCACACAGGAGTAA
- a CDS encoding c-type cytochrome encodes MRNHLFWLCLIALLLTSVTQSVRGAEQQATPVSSIRVQPGFQVELLRSAQAGESSWISMTFDDRGRVILGLDDVGLGRLTFNDNTDKVAFEKIDDKLKHCRGVLYAHDSLYISETNGEGLHRFRDTNGDGQFDQRQLLKPLDYRSRFGHGSNQLVLGPDKNIYLVVGNDVSFPEGVSPQSPYRDPQNDQLLPNPHDAGQDDRVGYILKTDPAGKTWEILAGGFRNQVDIAFNTEGEMFTYDADMEWDIGQPWYRPTRINHIIPGGEYGWRWGTGKWPEYYADSLPSTLNTGLGSPTGMVFGTESRFPPRFKNAMYIADWQNGRILLVDLIPAGASYQCQYEVFLEGGPLNVCDMQFGPDGALYFITGGRGSQSGLYRVTSRADQSPTSQAPEISAQDLEQGKTARQLRRNLEPYLTSPVPEIDVLWTHLSSDDRWLRFTARKALEHQDVSRWRERALSETTPIAAIEALIALCHQGTSEDRDAVLTALNRIDISALSQEQLLALLRAYELCCIRLGKPMSAQAATIRERLSPLFPHATSSANHMLCELLVYLNDDSVVPRAITLLADTSPQEDQIRTARALTQASPGWTPKTQRQFLAWLGSARHFTGGKQLTERLRDIRVDFLKLLSDTQQQQLSQEIAALDKPLEVEEVVPARPVVKDWQLTDLEPHLASVTQNRSFKNARQALLAANCLKCHRIGSTGAQIGPDLSNVGKRFDSRAILESIIEPSKVMDPKYLYTVYVLSSGKIVTGRPVGVSKTTITVETDPIRQTTVPVLREEIEEAVLSKTSPMPASLINVLSQEDILDLLAYLKAGGDPGAAAFQQSN; translated from the coding sequence ATGCGAAACCATCTTTTCTGGCTGTGCCTTATCGCACTGCTGCTCACGAGTGTCACTCAGAGTGTGCGCGGTGCAGAACAACAGGCGACGCCGGTGAGTTCGATCCGCGTACAGCCCGGCTTTCAGGTAGAACTGCTGCGTTCGGCGCAGGCGGGAGAAAGCTCCTGGATCAGCATGACCTTTGATGATCGGGGGCGCGTGATCCTGGGACTGGACGATGTCGGCCTGGGGCGGCTCACTTTCAATGATAATACCGACAAAGTCGCGTTCGAAAAAATCGACGACAAGTTAAAACACTGTCGTGGCGTGTTGTATGCCCACGACAGCCTGTATATCAGTGAGACGAACGGCGAGGGACTGCATCGCTTCCGGGATACGAATGGCGATGGTCAGTTCGATCAGCGGCAGTTATTGAAACCACTGGATTACCGCAGCCGGTTCGGTCATGGCAGCAATCAGCTCGTCCTCGGCCCCGACAAAAACATCTATCTGGTCGTCGGCAACGATGTCTCGTTTCCTGAGGGAGTCTCTCCCCAGTCTCCCTATCGCGATCCACAGAACGATCAGTTGCTGCCCAACCCGCACGACGCCGGTCAGGATGATCGTGTCGGCTACATTCTCAAGACCGACCCGGCAGGGAAAACCTGGGAGATTCTCGCGGGGGGATTTCGGAACCAGGTCGACATCGCCTTCAACACCGAAGGGGAGATGTTTACTTACGACGCCGACATGGAATGGGATATCGGCCAACCCTGGTATCGCCCGACCCGCATCAATCATATTATTCCCGGCGGCGAGTATGGCTGGCGGTGGGGAACCGGCAAATGGCCCGAGTATTATGCAGACAGTCTGCCCAGCACGCTCAATACGGGGCTGGGTTCTCCGACCGGGATGGTCTTCGGCACCGAGAGTCGCTTTCCGCCCCGCTTCAAGAACGCCATGTATATCGCTGACTGGCAGAATGGACGCATCCTGCTCGTGGATCTGATTCCTGCGGGAGCCAGCTATCAGTGTCAGTATGAAGTCTTTCTGGAAGGAGGGCCGCTGAATGTGTGTGACATGCAGTTCGGGCCCGACGGTGCGCTGTATTTCATCACCGGAGGTCGCGGTTCACAATCGGGCCTGTATCGCGTGACGTCGCGAGCCGACCAGAGTCCGACTTCCCAGGCGCCTGAGATCAGCGCGCAGGACCTCGAGCAGGGGAAAACCGCACGTCAGCTGAGACGAAACCTCGAACCATATCTCACTTCCCCGGTACCTGAGATCGACGTACTCTGGACGCATTTGAGCAGCGATGACCGCTGGCTGCGTTTCACCGCCCGCAAGGCACTGGAACATCAGGATGTCTCACGCTGGCGTGAACGGGCACTTTCAGAAACGACGCCGATCGCAGCAATTGAGGCGTTGATTGCCCTGTGTCATCAAGGCACTTCTGAAGATCGAGACGCGGTCCTGACAGCGCTGAACCGGATCGATATCAGCGCGCTATCGCAGGAACAGTTACTGGCGTTGCTCCGCGCGTATGAACTCTGTTGTATTCGACTCGGCAAACCGATGTCAGCCCAGGCTGCGACAATCAGAGAGCGACTGAGCCCCCTGTTTCCGCATGCGACCAGCAGCGCGAATCACATGTTGTGCGAACTGCTGGTCTATCTGAACGATGATTCTGTCGTTCCCCGGGCGATAACGCTGCTCGCAGATACGTCGCCCCAGGAAGATCAGATCCGCACCGCCCGTGCCTTGACTCAGGCGTCCCCAGGCTGGACTCCGAAAACGCAGCGTCAGTTCCTCGCCTGGCTGGGATCAGCCCGCCACTTTACGGGAGGCAAGCAACTGACCGAACGGCTCCGCGATATTCGTGTCGACTTCCTGAAGTTACTCAGCGACACTCAACAGCAGCAATTAAGCCAGGAGATCGCCGCCCTCGATAAACCGCTGGAAGTGGAAGAAGTTGTTCCCGCGCGGCCGGTGGTAAAAGACTGGCAATTGACCGACCTCGAACCACACCTGGCTTCAGTGACACAGAACCGTTCCTTCAAAAATGCGCGACAGGCGTTGCTGGCGGCGAACTGTCTCAAGTGTCATCGGATCGGTTCCACCGGGGCACAGATCGGCCCGGATCTCTCGAATGTTGGCAAACGCTTTGACAGTCGGGCGATTCTGGAATCGATCATTGAACCGTCCAAAGTGATGGATCCGAAATACCTTTATACCGTCTACGTCCTCAGCAGCGGCAAGATCGTGACCGGCAGACCGGTGGGGGTCAGCAAGACCACCATCACCGTCGAAACCGATCCGATTCGTCAAACCACGGTGCCGGTGCTCCGCGAGGAAATCGAGGAAGCCGTGCTTTCGAAGACATCGCCGATGCCCGCCAGTTTGATTAACGTGCTCTCGCAGGAAGACATTCTGGATCTGCTGGCTTACCTCAAGGCGGGCGGCGATCCCGGAGCAGCCGCGTTTCAACAGTCGAATTGA